One Thiocapsa bogorovii DNA segment encodes these proteins:
- a CDS encoding ExeA family protein, translated as MNARLLALYGLKWHPFSSELPIEALYIPPRVEHFLWRIEQAQIREGGFAMIHGEPGTGKSVVLRLLAERLARLPDLSVGAIDHPQSSLGDFYRELGELFAVPLRPHNRWGGFKALRATWLGHLQTTRRRAVLLVDEAQEMSPAVLNELRLLASARFDSQPLLCVVLAGDTRLTDHLRREELLPLGSRIRTRLATEHARREELLACLQHLCASAGNAALMSEPLQHTLCDHAAGNYRILTTLAAELLAVAAQTERPHLDEALFLEVFTPPTTATPRRAALPR; from the coding sequence ATGAATGCGCGACTGCTCGCCCTCTACGGCCTGAAATGGCATCCCTTCTCCTCGGAGCTGCCGATCGAGGCGCTCTACATCCCCCCGCGCGTGGAACACTTCCTGTGGCGCATCGAACAGGCGCAGATCCGCGAAGGCGGGTTTGCGATGATCCACGGCGAACCGGGCACCGGCAAAAGCGTCGTGCTGCGTCTGCTCGCCGAGCGTCTCGCCCGGCTCCCGGATCTGAGCGTCGGCGCCATCGATCATCCGCAAAGCAGCCTCGGGGATTTCTACCGCGAGCTCGGCGAGCTGTTCGCCGTGCCGCTGCGTCCGCACAACCGCTGGGGCGGTTTCAAGGCGCTGCGTGCCACCTGGCTCGGCCATCTGCAGACCACCCGCCGGCGCGCCGTGCTGCTCGTGGACGAGGCCCAGGAGATGAGCCCCGCCGTGCTCAACGAGCTGCGCCTGCTCGCCAGCGCCCGCTTCGACTCCCAACCGCTGCTGTGCGTCGTCCTCGCCGGGGATACCCGCCTCACCGATCACCTGCGCCGCGAGGAGCTGCTGCCCCTGGGCTCGCGCATCCGCACCCGTCTGGCCACCGAGCATGCGCGCCGCGAGGAGCTGCTCGCCTGCCTGCAACACCTGTGCGCCAGCGCCGGCAACGCCGCCCTCATGAGCGAGCCCCTGCAACACACCCTCTGCGACCACGCCGCCGGCAACTACCGCATCCTCACCACCCTGGCCGCCGAGTTGCTCGCCGTCGCCGCCCAAACCGAGCGCCCCCACCTCGACGAGGCGCTCTTCCTCGAGGTCTTCACCCCGCCCACCACCGCCACCCCGCGGCGGGCCGCCCTGCCACGTTGA
- a CDS encoding PIN domain-containing protein, whose product MIRLQTEAKLFVQDAIRQGVYSLAWSAILDLENIANPDMERRIAIQMWRSLASVNVDTSQRIEALAEQFAKKGIKPMDSLHVASAIEAGATWFLTTDHALLRKMRSESRLSVADPVDFIRMLQESNNEN is encoded by the coding sequence TTGATCCGGCTTCAAACCGAGGCCAAACTATTCGTTCAGGACGCGATTCGACAAGGCGTTTATTCGCTTGCATGGTCGGCAATTCTCGATCTTGAGAACATCGCGAACCCGGACATGGAACGTCGGATCGCAATCCAGATGTGGCGATCCCTGGCCTCGGTGAACGTCGACACGAGCCAAAGAATCGAGGCATTGGCTGAGCAGTTTGCAAAAAAGGGCATCAAGCCCATGGACTCATTGCATGTCGCAAGTGCCATCGAAGCCGGCGCAACTTGGTTCTTGACCACAGATCATGCTTTGTTGCGAAAGATGAGAAGCGAAAGCCGTTTGAGCGTTGCAGATCCCGTGGACTTCATCCGTATGCTTCAGGAGTCAAACAATGAGAACTGA
- a CDS encoding RpnC/YadD family protein — protein sequence MTDTAETTPLSDHDSPWKEALEGYFPEFLALLFPRIHAGIDWSRGHRFLDKEFQQIVRDADIGRRYADKLVGLHRLDGQPAWVLVHVEVQGEPETAFAERMFVYNHKIRDAHGVPVASLAVLADTDLRFRPEHYSDDLWGCSVDFRFPMVKLIDWDTPEAWPALEASNNPFALVVMAQIRAKATKDAETRKAWKFRLIRLMYDRGYARKTILELFRVIDWMIQLPGTLETAFRQEIFTYEESKQMPYVTTVERAGIEKGNRQGEANLLLWQIEKKFGEASANALRERVASADSDTLRLWSERILTADSPDALFH from the coding sequence ATGACCGACACCGCCGAGACCACGCCCCTCAGCGACCACGACAGCCCTTGGAAGGAGGCGCTGGAGGGCTACTTCCCGGAGTTCCTCGCGCTGCTCTTTCCACGCATCCACGCCGGCATCGACTGGTCACGCGGCCACCGTTTCCTCGACAAGGAGTTCCAGCAGATCGTCCGCGACGCCGACATCGGTCGCCGCTACGCCGACAAACTCGTCGGTCTGCACCGTCTCGACGGTCAGCCGGCCTGGGTGCTGGTGCACGTGGAGGTGCAGGGCGAGCCCGAGACGGCCTTCGCCGAGCGCATGTTCGTCTACAACCACAAGATCCGCGACGCCCACGGCGTACCCGTCGCCAGCCTCGCCGTGCTCGCCGACACCGATCTGCGCTTTCGCCCCGAGCACTACTCCGATGACCTCTGGGGCTGTTCGGTCGACTTTCGCTTCCCGATGGTCAAGCTCATCGACTGGGACACCCCCGAAGCCTGGCCCGCGCTGGAGGCCAGCAACAACCCCTTCGCCCTGGTCGTCATGGCCCAGATCCGCGCCAAGGCCACCAAGGATGCGGAAACCCGCAAGGCCTGGAAGTTTCGTTTGATTCGCCTGATGTATGATCGCGGTTACGCGCGCAAGACCATCCTGGAGCTGTTCCGCGTTATCGACTGGATGATCCAATTGCCCGGGACCCTGGAAACGGCCTTCCGCCAAGAGATCTTCACCTACGAGGAGAGCAAACAGATGCCGTACGTCACCACCGTCGAGCGTGCCGGGATCGAGAAAGGCAATCGCCAAGGCGAGGCCAACCTCCTGCTCTGGCAGATCGAAAAGAAATTCGGCGAGGCCTCCGCCAATGCCTTGCGCGAGCGCGTCGCGTCCGCCGACAGCGACACCTTGCGTCTCTGGTCCGAACGCATCCTCACCGCCGACTCCCCGGATGCGCTCTTTCATTGA
- a CDS encoding AbrB/MazE/SpoVT family DNA-binding domain-containing protein — protein sequence MSKTSTVRFEGIVQPWGNSLGLRITRSVSELANLKRGAHVTMEITDEGLLIRRQATEPRRPLPFSEATLLDGLTPFTAHADELPILIVSEQDH from the coding sequence ATGAGCAAAACGTCCACGGTTCGTTTTGAAGGTATCGTCCAGCCATGGGGCAATAGCCTGGGCCTGCGGATCACCCGTTCCGTCAGCGAACTGGCTAACCTGAAGCGCGGTGCGCACGTCACGATGGAGATCACCGATGAAGGACTGCTGATTCGCCGCCAGGCAACGGAGCCTCGACGCCCGCTTCCCTTCTCCGAAGCGACCCTCCTCGATGGACTCACCCCTTTTACGGCACACGCCGATGAACTGCCCATCCTCATCGTCTCCGAACAGGATCACTGA
- a CDS encoding type II toxin-antitoxin system PemK/MazF family toxin: protein MAPAFIPDRNDIVWLDFEPTKGREIGKYRPALVLTSLVYHQRTGLLICCPISTSIRDALTEVPVRNLDQPCVVVCNLVHTLDWKARQVKKAAEGEPGLMMDVLARLIPLIGADLLLASPESAPAGKEP from the coding sequence GTGGCACCCGCTTTCATCCCGGACCGCAACGACATCGTCTGGCTCGATTTCGAGCCGACCAAAGGCCGGGAGATCGGCAAGTATCGACCGGCCCTGGTCCTGACCAGCCTGGTCTATCACCAACGAACCGGTCTGTTGATCTGCTGCCCAATCAGCACGAGCATTCGCGATGCGCTAACCGAGGTTCCCGTGCGTAACCTCGATCAGCCATGCGTGGTGGTGTGCAACCTCGTTCACACCCTGGACTGGAAGGCGCGCCAGGTCAAAAAGGCTGCCGAGGGTGAACCGGGGCTGATGATGGACGTCCTCGCGCGTCTGATCCCCCTGATCGGAGCGGATCTTCTGCTCGCATCGCCAGAATCCGCACCCGCGGGCAAGGAGCCGTAA